One Euphorbia lathyris chromosome 1, ddEupLath1.1, whole genome shotgun sequence DNA segment encodes these proteins:
- the LOC136211141 gene encoding 6-phosphogluconate dehydrogenase, decarboxylating 3, chloroplastic, producing MEASIALSRIGLAGLAVMGQNLALNIAEKGFPISVYNRTTSKVDETLLRANNEGPFPLTGHYSPKDFVLSLKRPRSVIILVKAGNPVDQTISALSEHMEAGDCIIDGGNEWYQNTERRIEEVNQRGILYLGMGVSGGEEGARNGPSLMPGGSFEAYNNIKDILEKVAAQVEDGPCVTYIGEGGSGNFVKMVHNGIEYGDMQLISEAYDVLKNVGGLSNPELAEIFTEWNKGELESFLVEITSDIFRVKDEHGDGELVDKILDKTGMKGTGKWTVQQAAELSVAAPTIAASLDCRYLSGLKEERESAAEILKEAGLKEEVGAVKSGIDKKRLIDDVRQALYASKICSYAQGMNLLRAKSVEKGWNLNLGEMARIWKGGCIIRAVFLDRIKQAYQRNPNLASLIVDPEFAREMVQRQAAWRRVVGLAISAGISTPGMCASLAYFDTYRRARLPANLVQAQRDLFGAHTYERIDRPGAFHTEWTKLARNSNAGIGAFN from the coding sequence ATGGAGGCTTCAATTGCTCTTTCTCGGATAGGCCTTGCTGGATTAGCCGTGATGGGTCAGAATCTAGCCTTAAACATCGCCGAGAAAGGCTTTCCGATTTCAGTCTACAACCGAACCACCTCCAAAGTCGACGAGACTCTCCTCCGGGCAAACAACGAGGGACCATTTCCTTTGACTGGCCATTACAGTCCAAAGGATTTCGTTCTCTCACTTAAACGCCCTAGATCCGTCATCATCTTAGTCAAAGCTGGAAATCCAGTTGACCAAACAATCTCCGCCTTGTCGGAGCATATGGAGGCCGGCGATTGTATTATTGACGGCGGGAATGAATGGTATCAGAACACTGAACGCCGAATTGAAGAAGTTAATCAAAGGGGGATTCTCTATTTGGGGATGGGGGTTTCCGGCGGTGAAGAAGGAGCTCGGAACGGTCCTTCTTTGATGCCCGGTGGATCTTTTGAAGCTTATAATAACATTAAGGATATACTGGAGAAAGTAGCTGCTCAGGTTGAAGATGGACCTTGTGTTACTTACATAGGAGAAGGGGGTTCTGGGAATTTTGTTAAAATGGTTCATAATGGGATTGAATATGGTGATATGCAATTAATTTCAGAGGCTTATGATGTTTTGAAGAATGTAGGCGGGCTATCTAATCCTGAATTAGCAGAGATTTTCACAGAGTGGAACAAGGGTGAGTTAGAAAGCTTTCTGGTTGAAATCACATCTGATATTTTCAGGGTAAAAGATGAACATGGAGATGGAGAATTAGTGGATAAGATTCTGGATAAGACTGGAATGAAAGGGACTGGGAAATGGACTGTGCAGCAAGCAGCAGAGCTTTCTGTTGCAGCCCCAACGATTGCTGCATCTTTAGATTGCAGGTACTTGAGTGGTTTGAAGGAGGAACGAGAAAGTGCGGCGGAGATTTTGAAGGAAGCTGGATTGAAAGAAGAAGTCGGAGCCGTGAAGAGCGGAATTGATAAGAAAAGATTGATTGATGATGTTAGGCAAGCATTATATGCTTCAAAGATTTGTAGTTACGCCCAAGGAATGAATTTATTGAGAGCAAAGAGTGTTGAGAAGGGTTGGAATTTGAATTTGGGGGAAATGGCTAGGATTTGGAAAGGTGGATGCATAATTAGGGCAGTGTTTTTGGATAGAATTAAGCAGGCGTATCAGAGGAATCCTAATTTAGCTAGCTTAATCGTTGATCCCGAATTCGCGAGGGAAATGGTGCAGAGGCAGGCAGCttggagaagagttgtggggtTAGCTATTTCAGCAGGGATTAGTACGCCAGGAATGTGTGCAAGTCTTGCTTATTTCGATACTTATAGGCGCGCTAGGCTACCAGCGAACCTTGTGCAGGCTCAGAGAGACTTGTTTGGGGCACATACTTATGAGAGGATTGATCGTCCCGGGGCTTTCCACACTGAATGGACAAAACTTGCTCGCAACAGCAATGCTGGTATTGGTGCTTTCAACTAA